The Xanthomonas sp. DAR 34887 genome has a segment encoding these proteins:
- the gpmA gene encoding 2,3-diphosphoglycerate-dependent phosphoglycerate mutase: MTRKLVLLRHGQSQWNLDNRFTGWVDVDLTEQGRQEAAAAGRLLREEGLQFDVAHTSVLKRAIHTLQGALKELDQDWLPVHKSWRLNERHYGGLQGLDKAETAAKHGEEQVKIWRRSYDIPPPPMDADDPGHPLHDRRYATLDRNALPATESLATTLERVLPYWHDAIAPQLKAGQTVLVTAHGNSLRALYKYLNGVSREEILELNIPTGIPLLFELDDALTVQSYRYLGDPEAAKKAAEAVANQGKAK, from the coding sequence GTGACCCGCAAACTCGTACTGTTGCGCCATGGCCAGAGCCAGTGGAACCTGGATAACCGCTTCACCGGCTGGGTGGACGTGGATCTCACCGAGCAAGGCCGCCAGGAAGCCGCCGCCGCCGGCCGCCTGCTGCGCGAGGAGGGGCTGCAGTTCGACGTGGCGCATACCTCGGTGCTCAAGCGCGCCATCCACACCTTGCAGGGCGCGTTGAAGGAACTGGACCAGGACTGGCTGCCGGTGCACAAGAGCTGGCGCCTCAACGAACGCCACTACGGCGGCCTGCAGGGCCTGGACAAGGCCGAGACCGCGGCCAAGCACGGCGAGGAGCAGGTCAAGATCTGGCGCCGTTCCTACGACATCCCGCCGCCGCCGATGGACGCCGACGATCCGGGCCATCCGCTGCACGACCGCCGCTACGCCACCCTCGACCGCAACGCGCTGCCGGCCACCGAGTCGTTGGCGACCACGCTCGAGCGTGTGCTGCCGTACTGGCACGACGCGATCGCGCCGCAGCTGAAGGCCGGGCAGACCGTGCTGGTCACCGCGCACGGCAACTCGCTGCGCGCGCTGTACAAGTACTTGAACGGCGTCTCGCGCGAGGAAATCCTGGAACTCAACATCCCCACCGGCATCCCGTTGCTGTTCGAGCTGGACGACGCGTTGACGGTGCAGTCCTACCGCTATCTCGGCGACCCGGAAGCGGCGAAGAAGGCCGCCGAAGCGGTGGCCAACCAGGGCAAGGCGAAGTAA
- a CDS encoding SHOCT domain-containing protein: MGGFSIWHFVILLVVLAVPAVVFAAVWLAMRRSRRTQAVQHAAAPPQASSVEARLRALDALRAQGLVDQAEYEHRRQQILADL; the protein is encoded by the coding sequence ATGGGCGGATTCAGCATCTGGCACTTCGTGATTCTGTTGGTCGTGCTGGCGGTGCCGGCGGTGGTGTTTGCGGCGGTATGGCTGGCCATGCGCCGCAGCCGGCGTACGCAGGCGGTGCAGCATGCCGCTGCGCCGCCGCAGGCATCGTCGGTGGAAGCGCGGCTGCGTGCACTCGATGCATTGCGGGCGCAAGGCCTGGTCGACCAGGCGGAATACGAGCACCGGCGCCAGCAGATCCTCGCCGATCTGTAG
- a CDS encoding glycoside hydrolase family 127 protein — translation MPHSLAPPPELPLDRLRIADPFWQRYQRLVQEVVLPYQWDALNDNVADAEPSHAIENFRIAAGRSDGAFYGMVFQDSDVAKWLEAVAYLLAQHPDPALERDADATIELIGAAQQADGYLNTYFTVKAPEQRWTNLAECHELYCAGHMIEAGVAYHQATGKRALLDIVCRLADHIDATFGPGPDQLHGYPGHPEIELALMRLYEATGEPRYLALTRYFVEQRGTTPHYYDEEYEKRGRSFFWGGHGPAWMIEDKAYSQAHLPVALQTTAVGHAVRFVYLYAGVAHLARHSGDAALRATCERLWENTTQRQLYLTGAIGAQSYGEAFSVDYDLPNDTAYNESCASIGLMMFANRMLQLAPDSRYADVMERALYNTVLAGMALDGRHFFYVNPLEVHPPTVHGNHGFDHVKPVRQRWFGCACCPPNIARVLTSLGHYIYTRRDDTLYVNLYVGSDAAFEVDGKTLHVQQRGDYPWQDRIDLTVECETAVEAALALRLPDWCRAPHLQLNGEAVAIQAHLQHGYCVLRRRWQRGDTLQLHLPMAPMRVSGHPRVRHLAGKVALQRGPLVYCLEQADNGTHLHQLRLPADAAIRTAPGSGTLAGQVLLQAEGERLHGHDDAQADAVPLYRYDAPPPPRQAQTLTFVPYFAWANRGEGEMRVWVDASGGD, via the coding sequence ATGCCGCACTCGCTCGCCCCGCCGCCCGAACTCCCGCTCGACCGCCTGCGCATCGCCGACCCGTTCTGGCAGCGCTACCAGCGCCTGGTGCAGGAGGTGGTGCTGCCGTACCAGTGGGACGCGCTCAACGACAACGTCGCCGATGCCGAACCCAGCCACGCGATCGAGAACTTCCGCATCGCCGCCGGGCGCAGCGATGGCGCGTTCTACGGCATGGTGTTCCAGGACAGCGACGTGGCCAAGTGGCTGGAAGCGGTGGCCTACCTGCTCGCGCAGCATCCGGATCCGGCGCTGGAACGCGACGCCGATGCCACCATCGAGCTGATCGGCGCCGCCCAGCAGGCCGACGGCTACCTCAACACCTACTTCACGGTGAAGGCGCCGGAACAGCGCTGGACCAACCTGGCCGAATGCCACGAGCTGTACTGCGCCGGGCACATGATCGAGGCCGGCGTCGCCTACCACCAGGCCACCGGCAAGCGCGCGCTGCTGGACATCGTGTGCCGGCTCGCCGATCACATCGACGCCACCTTCGGCCCAGGTCCGGACCAGTTGCACGGCTACCCCGGGCATCCGGAAATCGAGCTGGCGCTGATGCGCCTGTACGAAGCCACCGGCGAGCCGCGCTACCTGGCGCTGACCCGCTACTTCGTCGAGCAGCGCGGCACTACCCCCCACTACTACGACGAAGAATACGAAAAGCGCGGTCGCAGCTTCTTCTGGGGCGGCCACGGGCCGGCGTGGATGATCGAAGACAAGGCCTACAGCCAGGCGCACCTGCCGGTGGCGCTGCAGACCACCGCGGTCGGCCACGCGGTGCGCTTCGTGTACCTGTACGCCGGCGTGGCGCACCTGGCGCGGCACAGCGGCGACGCCGCACTGCGCGCGACCTGCGAGCGGCTGTGGGAGAACACCACGCAGCGCCAGTTGTACCTCACCGGCGCGATCGGCGCGCAGAGCTACGGCGAAGCCTTCAGCGTCGACTACGACCTGCCCAACGACACCGCCTACAACGAGAGCTGCGCCTCGATCGGGCTGATGATGTTCGCCAACCGCATGCTGCAGCTGGCGCCGGACAGCCGCTATGCCGACGTGATGGAGCGCGCGCTGTACAACACCGTGCTGGCCGGCATGGCCCTGGACGGGCGTCACTTCTTCTACGTCAACCCGCTGGAAGTGCATCCGCCCACCGTGCACGGCAACCACGGCTTCGACCACGTCAAGCCGGTGCGCCAGCGCTGGTTCGGCTGCGCCTGCTGCCCGCCGAACATCGCCCGCGTGCTGACCTCGCTCGGCCACTACATCTACACCCGCCGCGACGACACGCTCTACGTGAACCTGTACGTCGGCAGCGACGCGGCGTTCGAGGTGGACGGAAAGACGCTGCACGTGCAACAGCGCGGCGACTACCCGTGGCAGGACCGGATCGACCTGACCGTGGAGTGCGAAACGGCGGTCGAAGCCGCACTGGCGCTGCGCCTGCCGGACTGGTGCCGTGCGCCGCACCTGCAGCTCAACGGCGAAGCGGTGGCGATCCAGGCGCATCTGCAGCACGGCTACTGCGTGCTGCGCCGGCGTTGGCAACGCGGCGACACCCTGCAGCTGCATCTGCCGATGGCGCCGATGCGGGTCAGCGGCCACCCGCGCGTGCGCCATCTGGCCGGCAAGGTCGCGCTGCAGCGCGGGCCGCTGGTCTATTGCCTGGAGCAGGCCGACAACGGCACGCACCTGCACCAGCTGCGCCTGCCCGCCGACGCGGCGATCCGCACCGCGCCCGGCAGCGGCACGCTGGCCGGCCAGGTGCTGCTGCAGGCCGAAGGCGAACGCCTGCACGGCCACGACGATGCGCAGGCCGACGCCGTGCCGCTGTACCGCTACGACGCGCCGCCGCCGCCGCGACAGGCACAGACCCTGACCTTCGTACCCTACTTCGCCTGGGCCAACCGCGGCGAAGGCGAGATGCGGGTGTGGGTGGACGCGAGCGGCGGCGACTGA
- a CDS encoding MFS transporter: MNATAVGPVAAGAEPAASHRLSRLEKFGYGLGDAGGTIVTCLIANFLTFFYTDVFGLTPALVGTLFTVLRIADAVSDPLMGLLADRTRSRWGRFRGWQLWIALPIGIACVLTFSTPQLSYSAKVAYAFASYFLLSLCYTAINVPYCALINSMTGDHREVVSAQSWRFVLCGIAGFLVSVGLPWLVRVLGNGDAAHGYQLGVGLLSVLAVAMFLCCFFAVRERVPVSLLGEAGIGEHLRGLLRNDQMRLVLLMSFLLINVFNIRGGGYLYFITYVLGGGAGYTSLFFAMVALATVLGAIVVNALCRRFDPLALYLHTNLALAALGVLQWCMPTGPAQQTLWLGLIFVNCLVLGFALPLHFSIMAFADDYGAWKNRIRSSGINFAFNLFCIKLAWASSAVVISYLFVRVGYRAGAEHQTAASLQAITLLETLIPAALHLALAAVIYRCRLRRPLLAQIGADLAARPVH; this comes from the coding sequence TTGAATGCGACCGCCGTTGGCCCCGTTGCCGCAGGCGCCGAACCGGCCGCCTCGCACCGACTCTCGCGCCTGGAAAAGTTCGGCTACGGCCTGGGCGATGCCGGCGGCACCATCGTCACCTGCCTGATCGCCAATTTCCTTACGTTCTTCTACACCGACGTGTTCGGCCTGACCCCGGCGCTGGTCGGGACGCTGTTCACCGTGCTGCGCATCGCCGACGCGGTCTCCGATCCGCTGATGGGCCTGCTCGCCGACCGCACCCGCAGCCGCTGGGGCCGCTTCCGCGGCTGGCAGCTGTGGATCGCACTGCCGATCGGCATCGCCTGCGTGCTGACCTTCAGCACCCCGCAGCTGAGCTACTCGGCCAAGGTCGCCTACGCCTTCGCCAGCTATTTCCTGCTGTCGCTGTGCTACACCGCGATCAACGTGCCGTATTGCGCGCTGATCAACAGCATGACCGGCGACCACCGCGAAGTGGTGTCGGCGCAGTCGTGGCGCTTCGTGCTGTGCGGCATCGCCGGCTTCCTGGTCTCGGTTGGGCTGCCATGGCTGGTGCGGGTGCTCGGCAATGGCGATGCCGCGCACGGCTACCAGCTCGGCGTGGGCCTGCTCAGCGTGCTGGCGGTGGCGATGTTCCTGTGCTGCTTCTTCGCCGTGCGCGAGCGCGTGCCGGTCAGCCTGCTGGGCGAGGCCGGCATCGGCGAGCATCTGCGCGGGCTGCTGCGCAACGACCAGATGCGGCTGGTGCTGCTGATGTCGTTCCTGCTGATCAACGTGTTCAACATCCGCGGCGGCGGCTATCTGTATTTCATCACTTACGTGCTCGGCGGCGGCGCCGGCTACACCTCGCTGTTCTTCGCGATGGTGGCGCTGGCCACGGTGCTCGGCGCGATCGTGGTCAACGCCTTGTGCCGCCGCTTCGATCCGCTGGCGCTGTACCTGCACACCAACCTGGCGCTGGCCGCGCTGGGCGTGCTGCAATGGTGCATGCCCACCGGGCCGGCGCAGCAGACGCTGTGGCTGGGGCTGATCTTCGTCAACTGCCTGGTCCTGGGCTTCGCGCTGCCGCTGCACTTCTCGATCATGGCCTTCGCCGACGACTACGGCGCATGGAAGAACCGCATCCGTTCCTCCGGCATCAACTTCGCCTTCAACCTGTTCTGCATCAAGCTGGCGTGGGCCTCGAGCGCGGTGGTGATCAGCTACCTGTTCGTGCGCGTGGGCTACCGCGCCGGCGCCGAGCATCAGACCGCTGCCTCGCTGCAGGCGATCACCCTGCTGGAAACGCTGATCCCCGCCGCGCTGCACCTGGCGCTGGCCGCGGTGATCTACCGCTGCCGCCTGCGCCGGCCGCTGCTGGCCCAGATTGGCGCCGATCTGGCCGCGCGCCCGGTGCACTGA
- a CDS encoding helix-turn-helix transcriptional regulator: protein MLELAVAYPIRVQNGGLFISRGVGAHPTRVIQSYELIFVERGTLSIREQDEDFHIGPGETLILWPGREHAGLGRFSDELRFYWVHFELAPSAVAADEATLLSMPQRTAIRDPERFVGLFRWFLSEQEERRTLPMLEPIVLSMLQCVAGAWPDPHDSDRAGVALAYRAKQLIGTQFHTALTASTLAAQLHCNPDYLGRIYRRAFGTTLTEAIHRQRIAFAEKLLLVNTCTVDEVAQRAGFSDGGYFRRIFRQRLGMTPSAYRRLYCKEHINSG from the coding sequence ATGCTCGAACTCGCAGTCGCCTATCCGATCCGGGTCCAGAACGGCGGCCTGTTCATTTCGCGCGGGGTCGGCGCGCATCCGACGCGGGTGATCCAGTCCTACGAGCTGATCTTCGTCGAGCGCGGCACCTTGTCGATCCGCGAGCAGGACGAGGATTTCCACATCGGCCCCGGCGAGACCCTGATCCTGTGGCCGGGCCGCGAACATGCCGGCCTGGGCCGCTTTTCCGACGAGCTGCGGTTCTACTGGGTGCATTTCGAACTGGCGCCGAGCGCGGTCGCCGCGGACGAGGCGACGCTGCTGTCGATGCCGCAGCGCACCGCGATCCGCGACCCGGAGCGGTTCGTCGGCCTGTTCCGCTGGTTCCTCAGCGAGCAGGAAGAACGGCGCACCTTGCCGATGCTGGAGCCGATCGTGCTGTCGATGCTGCAATGCGTGGCCGGCGCCTGGCCCGATCCGCACGACTCCGATCGCGCCGGAGTCGCGCTGGCGTACCGCGCCAAGCAGCTGATCGGCACCCAGTTCCACACCGCGCTCACCGCCTCCACGCTGGCCGCGCAGCTGCATTGCAACCCGGACTACCTGGGCCGCATCTACCGCCGCGCGTTCGGCACCACGCTGACCGAGGCGATCCATCGCCAGCGCATCGCCTTCGCCGAGAAGTTGCTGCTGGTGAACACCTGCACCGTCGACGAAGTCGCGCAGCGCGCCGGCTTCAGCGATGGCGGCTATTTCCGCCGCATCTTCCGCCAGCGCCTGGGCATGACCCCGAGTGCGTATCGGCGGCTGTATTGCAAGGAGCACATCAACTCGGGGTGA
- a CDS encoding phospholipase D family protein has protein sequence MKKALKWGGVAVAAFLLASLAALYGYGRFADRAQGRASHALPATALRTPIDRVVAPLTAAHPGHSGMVILPDNVEAFAVRAAAARAAGRSLDLQYYIWHADFTGNLLYNELLRAADRGVRVRLLLDDMNVHGSKSVLAALDRHPLIEVRLFNPTRAREGTLMRGVELVLRFFSVNRRMHNKAWIADGRMAVVGGRNVGDEYFDAARDTNFMDTDVAVVGPAVTQAEQIFDAYWNSRTAVPLGALVQADPEALPRLRASIDAGLGSARAHPYVQRLRQAPSVRNLVEGERPIHWSAEASIVSDPPEKAEGAPPRADWMTPRLVGEMARAQRELALISPYFVPGAEGMRWIGQLRQRGVAVGVLTNSLAANDVIAVHGGYAGYRVPLLRQGVALFELKPQGDPGGSLFGSSGASLHTKAFVVDGQEGFIGSFNLDPRSMNLNTEMGLLFRDRTAAAELERLYRTKVSAPVSYRLALQDGELRWHDAAVRPPKTWEREPEAGLWRRAAARVIGWLPVESQL, from the coding sequence ATGAAGAAGGCGCTGAAATGGGGCGGTGTGGCGGTGGCGGCATTCCTGCTGGCCTCGCTGGCGGCGCTGTACGGCTACGGCCGCTTCGCCGACCGCGCGCAGGGGCGGGCCAGCCATGCCTTGCCGGCGACCGCGCTGCGCACCCCGATCGACCGGGTGGTGGCGCCGCTGACCGCCGCACATCCCGGGCACAGCGGCATGGTGATCCTGCCCGACAACGTCGAGGCGTTCGCGGTGCGCGCGGCGGCCGCGCGCGCGGCCGGGCGCAGCCTGGACCTGCAGTACTACATCTGGCATGCCGATTTCACCGGCAACCTGCTCTACAACGAGCTGTTGCGCGCCGCCGACCGCGGCGTGCGGGTGCGCCTGCTGCTGGACGACATGAACGTGCACGGCAGCAAATCGGTGCTGGCCGCGCTGGACCGCCACCCGCTGATCGAGGTGCGGCTGTTCAATCCGACCCGCGCCCGCGAAGGCACGCTGATGCGCGGCGTGGAACTGGTGCTGCGGTTCTTCAGCGTCAACCGGCGCATGCACAACAAGGCCTGGATCGCCGACGGGCGCATGGCGGTGGTGGGTGGGCGCAACGTCGGCGACGAATACTTCGATGCCGCGCGCGATACCAATTTCATGGATACGGATGTGGCGGTGGTCGGGCCGGCGGTGACGCAGGCCGAGCAGATCTTCGACGCCTACTGGAACAGCCGCACCGCAGTGCCGCTCGGCGCGCTGGTGCAGGCCGACCCGGAGGCGCTGCCCAGGCTGCGCGCCAGCATCGATGCCGGGTTGGGCTCGGCGCGGGCGCATCCCTACGTACAGCGCCTGCGGCAGGCGCCCAGCGTGCGCAACCTGGTCGAAGGCGAGCGCCCGATCCACTGGAGCGCCGAGGCGTCGATCGTGTCCGACCCGCCGGAAAAGGCCGAAGGCGCGCCGCCGCGCGCGGACTGGATGACGCCGCGGCTGGTCGGCGAGATGGCGCGCGCGCAGCGCGAACTGGCGCTGATCTCGCCGTACTTCGTGCCGGGCGCGGAGGGCATGCGCTGGATCGGCCAGCTGCGCCAGCGTGGCGTTGCGGTCGGCGTGCTGACCAATTCGCTGGCGGCCAACGACGTGATCGCGGTGCATGGCGGCTATGCCGGCTACCGGGTGCCGCTGCTGCGCCAGGGCGTGGCGCTGTTCGAACTCAAGCCGCAGGGCGATCCGGGCGGCAGCCTGTTCGGCTCGAGCGGCGCCAGCCTGCACACCAAGGCGTTCGTGGTCGATGGGCAGGAAGGCTTCATCGGCTCGTTCAATCTCGATCCGCGCTCGATGAATCTCAATACCGAGATGGGCTTGCTGTTCCGCGACCGCACGGCGGCGGCCGAACTCGAGCGGCTGTACCGGACCAAGGTGTCGGCGCCGGTCAGTTACCGACTGGCGTTGCAGGACGGGGAGTTGCGCTGGCACGACGCGGCGGTGCGGCCGCCGAAGACCTGGGAGCGCGAGCCGGAAGCCGGCCTCTGGCGGCGTGCGGCGGCACGGGTGATCGGCTGGTTGCCGGTGGAGTCGCAGTTGTAG